The Henckelia pumila isolate YLH828 chromosome 2, ASM3356847v2, whole genome shotgun sequence genome includes a window with the following:
- the LOC140884002 gene encoding auxin-binding protein ABP19a-like yields MLRLIFLCFTVFTLTQIINALVQDFCIADLSGPETPSGYTCKPSANATVSDFVFTGLRKPGPKIALIKASVSPAFTAQFPGLNGQGVSLLRLDLDPAGVIPMHTHPGAAELVLVTKGIVVSGFISTANQVYVAKLQKGDSMVIPQGLLHFQINGGGNTAVAFASFSSEAPGLQITDFALFGNSLPSDILEKVTFLDDAQVKKLKAVLGGTG; encoded by the coding sequence ATGCTTAGACTAATCTTTCTTTGTTTCACTGTCTTTACCCTGACTCAAATCATTAATGCTTTGGTGCAGGACTTCTGCATAGCAGATTTGAGCGGCCCCGAAACCCCGTCAGGTTACACTTGCAAACCATCTGCTAATGCAACAGTATCTGACTTCGTTTTCACTGGTTTAAGGAAGCCTGGTCCGAAAATAGCCCTCATCAAAGCCTCCGTCTCACCCGCATTTACAGCTCAGTTCCCCGGCCTTAATGGTCAAGGAGTCTCCTTGCTCCGCCTCGACTTGGACCCGGCAGGCGTGATCCCCATGCATACTCATCCTGGTGCAGCAGAGCTTGTGCTGGTGACCAAAGGAATCGTGGTGAGTGGATTTATCTCCACGGCAAACCAAGTGTATGTGGCTAAGCTTCAGAAGGGAGATAGCATGGTTATCCCACAAGGGTTGCTGCACTTTCAGATCAATGGAGGTGGGAATACCGCTGTGGCTTTTGCAAGCTTTAGCAGCGAAGCACCGGGCCTGCAGATCACTGATTTTGCTCTGTTTGGGAATTCGTTGCCGTCTGATATTTTGGAGAAGGTGACGTTTCTTGATGATGCACAGGTGAAGAAACTCAAGGCTGTGCTTGGGGGCACCGGCTGA